From Leptolyngbya sp. CCY15150, one genomic window encodes:
- the pyrR gene encoding bifunctional pyr operon transcriptional regulator/uracil phosphoribosyltransferase PyrR, which produces MSPKVVEILSDDEIRRTLTRLASQVIERIGDVSKLALLGIYTRGVPLATMLAQQIEQLEGQAVPVGAIDITFYRDDLDKIKTRTPAKTKIPMELSGKTVVLVDDVIYSGRTIRAALNAVNDYGRPDVIWLVTLVDRGHRELPIHPDFTGRCLPTARDEVVKVYVQDVDGRNAVELMNPSE; this is translated from the coding sequence ATGTCGCCTAAAGTTGTCGAAATTCTGTCAGACGATGAGATTCGCCGCACCCTAACCCGGCTAGCGTCCCAAGTGATCGAGCGCATTGGAGATGTTTCCAAGCTGGCGCTGCTCGGCATCTATACCCGAGGGGTGCCTTTGGCGACGATGCTGGCCCAGCAAATTGAACAGTTGGAGGGGCAGGCGGTGCCAGTGGGAGCCATCGACATTACCTTTTACCGCGATGACCTCGACAAAATTAAAACGCGCACGCCAGCTAAAACTAAAATTCCCATGGAGCTATCGGGCAAAACGGTTGTGCTGGTCGATGACGTGATCTACAGCGGCAGGACGATTCGCGCCGCCCTGAATGCGGTGAATGACTACGGCCGCCCTGATGTGATTTGGTTAGTAACGCTGGTGGATCGAGGGCATCGCGAGCTGCCCATCCATCCTGATTTCACCGGCAGATGCCTGCCCACGGCCCGCGATGAGGTGGTGAAGGTCTATGTGCAGGATGTGGATGGGCGCAATGCTGTGGAACTCATGAACCCCAG